The following proteins are encoded in a genomic region of Amphiura filiformis chromosome 11, Afil_fr2py, whole genome shotgun sequence:
- the LOC140163923 gene encoding carbohydrate sulfotransferase 10-like isoform X1: MVTSTCFNSAGNTTSLVAYSILLIVIGLLFLCYDPDSTRITKYFTVSPTEKSTRYKPISRMNTQRQGQQQFCDEECQWLQLQSHRRETLHEACTAYNESSPNNLRQWLMDHLNVLLFLWVSDKHKALYCNVPKVASTNWKKVFYILNKGVVPYNQSFISNVISNLHVHTNTTYADWQLMRMSPKDVIHRLKTYTKFIIVRDPFTRTLSAYREKFENEHNQNRRIWKTWIYKMYLYVTRQNSLFELPYGSQFTWPEFLQFVSNPNAKFTVNGAQHWMPISELCFPCQIKYDIIGKLETLDNDAKFILKKLGVPELESVVSSSSGHATNSSDADTQHTYLDELSVDDVNGFERKYEKDFKLFGYSMFSYVQN; the protein is encoded by the exons ATGGTGACTTCGAcatgcttcaattcagctggAAATACTACCAGCCTGGTGGCTTATTCCATACTTCTTATAGTCATAGGACTTTTATTTCTCTGCTATGATCCAGACAGTACACGGATAACTAAATACTTCA CAGTTAGCCCTACCGAGAAGAGTACAAGATATAAACCAATCTCTCGTATGAATACTCAACGTCAAGGGCAG CAGCAATTTTGTGATGAGGAATGCCAGTGGTTGCAGTTACAATCCCATCGACGAGAAACTCTTCATGAAGCATGTACAGCTTACAATGAATCCTCACCCAACAACCTGAGACAGTGGCTTATGGATCACCTAAACGTGCTGCTGTTCCTCTGGGTGTCGGATAAACATAAAGCTCTGTATTGTAATGTACCCAAAGTAGCGTCCACCAACTGGAAGAAAGTCTTCTACATTTTAAACAAAGGAGTGGTTCcatataaccaatcatttatcAGCAATGTAATATCAAATCTTCATGTCCACACAAACACTACCTATGCCGATTGGCAATTAATGCGCATGTCACCTAAAGATGTTATACATCGGTTAAAAACTTACACCAAATTTATCATCGTGCGAGATCCGTTTACACGAACTTTATCGGCATATCGCGAAAAATTCGAAAATGAACATAACCAAAATAGAAGAATTTGGAAAACTTGGATATATAAAATGTATCTCTATGTAACGAGACAGAATAGTTTGTTTGAATTACCTTATGGTAGTCAATTTACGTGGCCAGAGTTTTTACAATTTGTAAGTAATCCAAATGCAAAATTTACCGTCAATGGTGCGCAACATTGGATGCCAATCAGTGAATTGTGTTTTCCAtgtcaaataaaatatgatatcATTGGTAAACTTGAAACTCTGGACAATGATGCCAAATTTATATTGAAGAAATTAGGCGTACCGGAATTAGAAAGTGTAGTTTCGTCAAGTTCGGGTCATGCAACCAACAGTTCTGATGCCGATACACAACATACATACCTCGATGAACTTTCTGTGGACGATGTAAATGGATTTGAGAGAAAATATGAGAAAGATTTTAAGTTATTTGGATATAGTATGTTTAGTTACGTTCAGAATTGA
- the LOC140163923 gene encoding carbohydrate sulfotransferase 10-like isoform X2, producing the protein MVTSTCFNSAGNTTSLVAYSILLIVIGLLFLCYDPDSTRITKYFISPTEKSTRYKPISRMNTQRQGQQQFCDEECQWLQLQSHRRETLHEACTAYNESSPNNLRQWLMDHLNVLLFLWVSDKHKALYCNVPKVASTNWKKVFYILNKGVVPYNQSFISNVISNLHVHTNTTYADWQLMRMSPKDVIHRLKTYTKFIIVRDPFTRTLSAYREKFENEHNQNRRIWKTWIYKMYLYVTRQNSLFELPYGSQFTWPEFLQFVSNPNAKFTVNGAQHWMPISELCFPCQIKYDIIGKLETLDNDAKFILKKLGVPELESVVSSSSGHATNSSDADTQHTYLDELSVDDVNGFERKYEKDFKLFGYSMFSYVQN; encoded by the exons ATGGTGACTTCGAcatgcttcaattcagctggAAATACTACCAGCCTGGTGGCTTATTCCATACTTCTTATAGTCATAGGACTTTTATTTCTCTGCTATGATCCAGACAGTACACGGATAACTAAATACTTCA TTAGCCCTACCGAGAAGAGTACAAGATATAAACCAATCTCTCGTATGAATACTCAACGTCAAGGGCAG CAGCAATTTTGTGATGAGGAATGCCAGTGGTTGCAGTTACAATCCCATCGACGAGAAACTCTTCATGAAGCATGTACAGCTTACAATGAATCCTCACCCAACAACCTGAGACAGTGGCTTATGGATCACCTAAACGTGCTGCTGTTCCTCTGGGTGTCGGATAAACATAAAGCTCTGTATTGTAATGTACCCAAAGTAGCGTCCACCAACTGGAAGAAAGTCTTCTACATTTTAAACAAAGGAGTGGTTCcatataaccaatcatttatcAGCAATGTAATATCAAATCTTCATGTCCACACAAACACTACCTATGCCGATTGGCAATTAATGCGCATGTCACCTAAAGATGTTATACATCGGTTAAAAACTTACACCAAATTTATCATCGTGCGAGATCCGTTTACACGAACTTTATCGGCATATCGCGAAAAATTCGAAAATGAACATAACCAAAATAGAAGAATTTGGAAAACTTGGATATATAAAATGTATCTCTATGTAACGAGACAGAATAGTTTGTTTGAATTACCTTATGGTAGTCAATTTACGTGGCCAGAGTTTTTACAATTTGTAAGTAATCCAAATGCAAAATTTACCGTCAATGGTGCGCAACATTGGATGCCAATCAGTGAATTGTGTTTTCCAtgtcaaataaaatatgatatcATTGGTAAACTTGAAACTCTGGACAATGATGCCAAATTTATATTGAAGAAATTAGGCGTACCGGAATTAGAAAGTGTAGTTTCGTCAAGTTCGGGTCATGCAACCAACAGTTCTGATGCCGATACACAACATACATACCTCGATGAACTTTCTGTGGACGATGTAAATGGATTTGAGAGAAAATATGAGAAAGATTTTAAGTTATTTGGATATAGTATGTTTAGTTACGTTCAGAATTGA